The window GACGACGAGGTCGGCGTGCGCGGCGGCCAGCAGGTGCCGGTCGCCGGCGCGCGCGACGCCCAGCGCGGCCATTCGGCCCGCCCTGGCGGCCTGGATCCCGCTGACGGCGTCCTCGACCACGAAGCAGTGCTCGGGCGCGACCTTGAGCTCGGCCGCCGCGGCCAGGAAGATCTCCGGGTCCGGCTTGCCCCGTGCCAGGTCGCGCCCGGACAGGTCGGCGTCGAAGAGGTCGAGCAGGGTCAGCCCCGGGTGGACGAAGTCGTAGGTCAGCCCCTCCTTCTCGGTGAAGGTGTCGAGGCGGATGTGCTTGAGGAACAGGTCGGCGTTCTTCGACGACGAGGCCGCCGCCTCCGGGATGCCGAGATCGCGTACGGCGAGGACGAACCGCAGCGCGTCGGGATAGGCCGTGAACTGCCGGGCCTCGACGAGCCGGACGATGAGCGCCTGTTTGCGTGCGGCGTAGACGTCCACGCGGGCCTCCGCGTCCGGGATCCTGAAGTGGTGGAGGGCCGCCAGCGCGCCGGCCATGCGGGGTTTGCCGGAGAGGACACGCTGGTAGACCTGCGGGGTGAAGGCGTCCTCCGACCAGGCGCTCCGCTCGCGGATGTCGGCCCACTCCCCGTCCATCAGCTCACGCAGCGCGTCCCGCCAGGCCTGCTCGTGCGGCGAGTCGACGAGGACGCCGTCCACATCGAAGATCGCTCCCTCGAACCCGCCGGTCGCCACGGCGGCTCATCTCCCGTCGCCGGAGGGCCGCGGGTGCGCCGAGGACGCCTGGCCGGGAACCTGGAACACGTAGGCGCGGCCCGGGGTCAGTTCGCGCAGGTCACCGCTGATGCACACCCGCAACGGCCCCCGGAACCCCTCGGCCTGGACGAGGACGGTCAGCTCGTCCCCCTTGACGCTCAGCCGCAGTGAGTTGCCCCGGAACCGCATGCACAGGCCCACCCCGTCGAGCCGGTCGAGCAGCCGCGGCTGCAGGTGCAGCACACCTTCGTCGTCGATGCTGCTGCCCACGTAGCTCCGCTGCAGCAGGTCGAGGGTGCCCGACATGACGCCCATGTGGATGCCCTCCTTGGTGGTGCCCCCCTGCACGTCGTTCACGT is drawn from Nonomuraea muscovyensis and contains these coding sequences:
- a CDS encoding HAD family hydrolase — its product is MATGGFEGAIFDVDGVLVDSPHEQAWRDALRELMDGEWADIRERSAWSEDAFTPQVYQRVLSGKPRMAGALAALHHFRIPDAEARVDVYAARKQALIVRLVEARQFTAYPDALRFVLAVRDLGIPEAAASSSKNADLFLKHIRLDTFTEKEGLTYDFVHPGLTLLDLFDADLSGRDLARGKPDPEIFLAAAAELKVAPEHCFVVEDAVSGIQAARAGRMAALGVARAGDRHLLAAAHADLVVTSLDEVDVRALTAHRLATRQARS